ATCCTGTGTGATGGTCAGTTTCCATTTACCGGGCATTATCTGGACTCCTTGTATTCGTGGGGCCGCATGCCATTCTCATGGAACGCCTCGGCCGGATACTTTCTCTCGTTGATCTCGCATTTTTCGTGGGCCGCCGCAACCAGATCAATGCCCATTTCGTCGGCCATCCGGACCAGATAGATGAGCACGTCGGCCATCTCCTCGGCCACGGCCTGTTTACGCCGGCCCGAGACCTCGCGGCTCTCTTCCGGGGTCAGCCATTGGAACAGCTCGACCAATTCTCCGACCTCGCCGGTCAGAGCCATGGCCAGGTTCTTGGGCGTCTGGTGTTTCTGCCAGTTGCGGTCCTCGACGAATCGGCGGTGCCGCTCGTTGAGTTCGTTCAGTGAATCGTGTGTCATGGATTGATGATTGTCCGGGGCGGCTTCCGTGTCAACTTCCGGGCCGCGCCTTGCGGTCTCTCGAGGCAATGTATAGTTTCGGACTGCCGGGGCGGATCAGCCCCATCATCGATTCAGAAGGAACGCCCATGATAGCCATTGTCTCTCTGTTGCTCGTCCTGGTGGTCTCCATGATCATCACCCGCGTGGCCAGCCTCGCTCTCACCCATACCGGCCTGTCGCGCCAGTCGGCCGTCTTTCAGGCCCGCTCGGCCTTCACGGGCGTCGGGTTCACCACGGCGGAATCCGAGAAGGTGGTCAACCATCCGGTGCGCCGCCGCATCCTGCTGCTGCTCATGGTCGTGGGCAACGCCGGGGTCGTCACGGCCATCGCCACGCTGCTCATGGGCTTCATTCGGGTAAACAGCG
This DNA window, taken from uncultured Pseudodesulfovibrio sp., encodes the following:
- a CDS encoding nucleotide pyrophosphohydrolase, translating into MTHDSLNELNERHRRFVEDRNWQKHQTPKNLAMALTGEVGELVELFQWLTPEESREVSGRRKQAVAEEMADVLIYLVRMADEMGIDLVAAAHEKCEINERKYPAEAFHENGMRPHEYKESR